A single Anopheles maculipalpis chromosome 3RL, idAnoMacuDA_375_x, whole genome shotgun sequence DNA region contains:
- the LOC126560487 gene encoding methyltransferase N6AMT1: METPVFKFDPQDYDTVYEPSEDSFLLLDTLEDELEAIIARQPLLCVEIGPGSGVLIVALEKHLPAGQSHFIGFDINPNACRMTQKTCHLNGSSVDVVNMDLLAGLRSGCVDLLVFNPPYVPTQQTIDSLEEHIGEFHLAGEDQNLVHAWAGGVDGRIVTDRVLDDLDRILSPKGVFYLLLLKENKPENVLKQMEGKKFRGSVIKERRIRGEHLYVLRIERTSRHAD; encoded by the coding sequence ATGGAAACACCCGTGTTTAAATTCGACCCACAAGATTACGATACAGTGTACGAACCGTCCGAGGATTCGTTTCTCCTTCTCGACACACTGGAAGATGAGCTTGAAGCGATCATAGCTCGCCAACCTTTACTGTGCGTTGAAATTGGTCCCGGAAGTGGTGTGCTTATAGTCGCACTGGAAAAACATCTTCCTGCTGGGCAAAGCCACTTTATCGGGTTCGATATTAACCCAAATGCATGCCGGATGACACAAAAAACTTGCCATCTTAATGGTTCGTCGGTGGATGTAGTGAATATGGACTTACTTGCGGGGTTACGGTCTGGGTGTGTAGATCTACTCGTGTTTAATCCACCGTACGTTCCAACGCAACAAACCATCGATTCGCTGGAAGAACATATTGGCGAGTTTCACCTAGCCGGAGAGGATCAGAATCTGGTGCACGCGTGGGCTGGTGGCGTTGATGGTCGTATCGTTACCGATCGTGTGTTGGACGATTTGGATCGGATATTATCGCCGAAAGgagtattttatttactgCTACTGAAAGAGAACAAACCGGAGAATGTGTTGAagcaaatggaaggaaaaaaattccgGGGGAGTGTTATTAAGGAGCGACGGATACGCGGCGAACATCTGTACGTGTTGCGCATTGAACGGACCAGCAGGCATGCTGACTGA
- the LOC126565141 gene encoding cyclin-dependent kinase 1: MEHFQKIEKIGEGTYGVVYKGRNKLTGEIVAMKKIRLEAEDEGIPSTAIREISLLKELKHRNVVSLLDVLMEENRLYLIFEFLSMDLKKYMDSLPPEKMIDSDLVKSYMYQITAAMLFCHKRRVLHRDLKPQNLLINKEGVIKVADFGLGRSFGIPVRNYTHEIVTLWYRAPEVLLGSPRYSCPVDIWSIGCIFAEMATRKPLFQGDSEIDQLFRMFRILRTPTDDIWPGVTSLPDYKSSFPCWTQNNLASQVSNLDSAGIDLLQKCLIYDPMLRISAKKILEHKYFDGFERGSIPTD, translated from the exons ATGGAACACTTTCAGAAGATTGAAAAGATTGGCGAAGGTACGTACGGGGTGGTGTACAAGGGACGCAACAAGCTCACCGGCGAGATCGTGGCCATGAAGAAGATCCGGCTGGAGGCGGAAGACGAGGGCATCCCTTCGACGGCAATCAG AGAGATCTCGTTGCTGAAAGAGCTGAAGCACCGGAACGTTGTGTCGCTGCTCGACGTGCTGATGGAGGAAAATCGCCTCTATCTAATCTTCGAGTTTCTGTCGATGGATCTGAAGAAGTACATGGACAGTCTACCGCCGGAGAAGATGATCGATTCCGATCTGGTCAAAAGCTACATGTACCAAATTACGGCCGCAATGCTGTTCTGCCACAAAAGGCGTGTCCTGCACCGTGATCTGAAACCACAGAACTTGCTTATCAACAAGGAGGGCGTCATCAAAGTGGCTGATTTTGGGCTGGGTCGTTCGTTCGGCATCCCAGTACGCAACTACACACACGAGATCGTCACGCTCTGGTATAGGGCACCGGAAGTGTTGCTGGGATCACCGCGCTACTCCTGCCCGGTAGACATATGGTCGattggatgcatttttgcCGAGATGGCCACACGAAAGCCACTGTTCCAGGGTGATTCGGAAATCGATCAACTGTTCCGCATGTTCCGTATACTGCGCACACCGACGGATGACATTTGGCCGGGTGTGACGTCGCTGCCGGATTACAAATCCTCGTTCCCGTGTTGGACGCAGAACAATCTCGCTAGTCAGGTGTCGAACCTGGATTCGGCCGGTATCGATCTGCTGCAGAAGTGCCTCATCTACGATCCTATGTTGCGCATCTCGGCAAAGAAGATCCTCGAACACAAGTACTTCGATGGGTTCGAGCGAGGCAGCATACCGACCGATTAG
- the LOC126564819 gene encoding stress-activated protein kinase JNK-like — translation MQSQENGVDQQQTLGGDVSSNVLEDSASCSPSYEIRFDLPSRFPHSHMAPIGIGVQGAVCSAVDLKTGRRLAIKKLSQPFQDVTFAKRSYRELKLMRLVDHPNIIKLLYAYTPQQTLETFRDVYIFTELMDNNLRKVIGTKLDHERISFLVYQMLCGIKYLHAAGIIHRDLKPSNIVVCRNCSLKILDFGLARSIDTSFTMTQYVVTRHYRAPEIILNMEYDTKVDIWSIGCIMAELITGRVLFPGTDHVDQWMRIIQTLGTPRPEFIARTTTGTQRYISNQPIVQGRPFEELFPDEVFDLAVSINHPQLTNDSARDFLRRMLAFDPMERISVEEALDHPYIHVWYYEEDVNRPPPQTYDHSIDAQVLTVEQWKRLLFAEIQDIQQTMSLDEGG, via the exons ATGCAATCTCAAGAAAACGGTGTAGATCAGCAGCAAACCCTAGGCGGCGATGTAAGCAGTAATGTCCTCGAAGACTCGGCTAGCTGTTCGCCGTCATATGAAATCCGTTTTGATCTTCCGTCTCGTTTCCCGCACTCACACATGGCACCAATCGGGATCGGTGTCCAGGGTGCCGTGTG TAGTGCAGTGGATCTAAAAACGGGACGCCGGTTAGCAATAAAGAAGCTGTCGCAACCATTCCAAGACGTCACATTCGCAAAGCGATCGTACCGCGAGCTTAAGCTGATGCGATTAGTCGATCATCCTAAT ATTATAAAGCTACTGTATGCATACACACCCCAGCAAACGTTGGAAACGTTCCGAGACGTGTACATCTTCACCGAGCTGATGGACAACAATCTGCGAAAAGTGATCGGCACCAAGCTAGACCACGAGCGTATCTCCTTTCTCGTCTATCAGATGCTGTGCGGCATCAAGTACCTGCATGCGGCCGGTATTATCCACCGTGATCTTAAGCCCTCGAACATAGTCGTGTGTAGGAATTGTAGCCTTAAGATATTGGACTTTGGACTGGCGCGAAGTATCGACACCAGCTTCACGATGACACAGTACGTCGTGACTCGCCACTACCGGGCACCGGAAATCATCCTCAACATGGAGTACGATACAAAGGTCGATATCTGGTCGATTGGTTGTATTATGGCGGAATTGATTACGGGTAGAGTGTTGTTCCCTGGGACCGATCACGTCGATCAGTGGATGCGCATCATACAGACTCTTGGTACACCGAGACCAGAATTCATCGCACGCACCACAACTGGCACACAGCGATACATTAGCAATCAACCGATAGTACAAGGACGGCCGTTTGAGGAACTCTTCCCGGACGAGGTGTTTGATTTGGCAGTTTCGATCAATCATCCACAGCTAACGAACGATTCGGCGAGAGACTTTCTGCGCCGGATGCTTGCGTTTGATCCGATGGAGCGGATCTCTGTGGAGGAAGCGTTGGACCATCCGTACATTCACGTGTGGTACTACGAGGAGGATGTTAATCGACCACCACCCCAAACGTACGATCATTCGATCGATGCACAGGTGCTAACAGTGGAACAATGGAAGAGGCTACTGTTCGCGGAGATACAGGACATTCAGCAGACGATGTCGTTGGACGAGGGGGGTTGA